The following DNA comes from Triticum aestivum cultivar Chinese Spring chromosome 3D, IWGSC CS RefSeq v2.1, whole genome shotgun sequence.
TCCTCCCGCCTCCGCCGGGCCGGCGCCTCGCCAGCAGAGGCACCGCGTGAACGTGcgagtgcaccaggcggagtggcactggcagcaccgcgtGCCTCTGTCGTACCCCGACGTCACCCTGCCGCACGACTGACATCTGGATCCGgataggatcccagtgccggcggcgccgcggacggctagggctcacgcggaggaggtgcggcgccggcgggcgctgctgacgccggagcagcgccgcgaggCCGCCTATGCAtccgactcgcccaactgggcgaggtggttcgccttcgagcacgaggaggcgaggcaacggggcgtgcgcgaggtcgacgaagcgtgccgccgccgccgctcgttgtccgcgaggaggaccaggcggcggaggacgcctaccaggcggcccttgcggccgtctaccgggagagcgaggaggacgagcggcgcagggcGGAGGCGGCGGAAGAAGAGGAGGCTCGGTACGAGGCGGCAATGGCGCACGCACTTGCCCTCTCCACGGCGGGCGACTGcgtggtgccgccggtggccccgcctTCCCCTCCCCGATGCCGCGTCAAGCCTGAGCCGCAGCCGGAGCCCGAGCCCAAGCCGtcccccatcgagcgctactcctggacgggagtagtgcgcgagtgggtaCGCGCGCCGCCGATCTGGGTGGGGGCGACGCCGGCGCAGGAGGCGACGTACCTCGAGCAGTGGCGCCAGATCCGGGTGGCCGAGGAGCGCCGCGACGgcgagtacctcgagatgctcgagcgcgacctcgaggaggagcagcgcgaggccgaggaggaggcgcgccaggccgcggcTGCATAGGCGGCCGCACAGCCCCCCGCGCCGGCACTGCCTGTGCCCGACATGAACGcgctctggaacacggcgttcccctAGGCCGGGCCGGcaccgacgctcatcgacctcacggactccaaggacgacgacgacgcctagggcagcgcgccgcctcgtagtttaggttgtttatattttttttaatgcaaatgtggacacgtggactctcgccggccttcgtggccggctttacTGGTTAATTAATATGATTTTTCTTTTTTAATATGCATGCGTTATTTTTTCTTTCTAGCGCCATCAAAATGGGTCGGGCCAGCGTTAGGcgcacgcgccgacccaaacacGGAAGCGGACATCCGTGTCCACCTggctgacccaaacggacaaaaagcgacAAAAGCGTCGTCCGTTTGGGACGAGGCCTttgtttttttcctcttcttattttttggcTGTATGCATCCGTGATGTCTAGACTTGCTCTGGATATTATGTTgttgcagaggctgggtgtaattggtatcatcttgatattaatatattttcTTTATCGAAAAAAAGTTGCTCCAGTATCATAGTTATGACCTGAAAAAATCTCTCGACGGACGCCGCCATCACCGACACCAACAAAAGTGGTGGCTAGGTTTCTCCCGCGGACACCGTACAGCCCCCCACCGCAGATCAAAAGAGCTAGTCTTCATCAGGGGTTGTCGTCTACATCCGGCCATCCCACGCTCTATAGTCCCGCTCTATCCCACCGACTTCCTATGATTCTGTGGCACAAGCACGCATACAAAGGTCGTCTTCACCATCGGACTACCCCTAGGCGACCATAGGAAGCTTCCACCTCGCCTCCAAGCCTGGAGCCGCTCCTCCATCGGTCAAAACGAGCAGAAAAGACCCTGCCGCTAGAGCTTCGCCAAGCGGCCTTCTCCGACAGCTACAAGGGGCAGAGGAGCTCAGGGGACTCCCGGCGGTTAGGGCTACATGAGCCGCCTACGTCACCCCCAAATTCCTAAGGAGTTCAATGCTccaaaatcctttgaatcaaagtgGGCCCAAAAGAGCAGGGAAGATGAAGAACGCATGCACCATCTACTAGCAGATCAAAAAGATCGTGTGAAAGGGAAAAGTACGGAGAAGACGCAAAATTGCAGAAAAGCGGAGCAAAAGCGAGTCCATCAAATTGTTTTCTTTTACTTCACTGGGGTTTCTGATCTGTACAATCGGTGGGAATGATAGTGACGACAGATCCTGAGATGCCTTAGCATGGCATCTAAATATCCTTCGTCAAGATAAAATTTGCAGTCTGAACTTGCCTGGTCACAGATAAGGGATAGAGCACCCGTGGCGACCACGCATTTCAAAACGTGCCCCCACTCTTGGAGATAGCTCCACACATACACAGACGGAGGAACCATTGTCCGGGACAATATTATTCATTCCGCCGTATTCACAACAAATCACACAACATACAAGATGACAGACAGAACAGGACAGATCATCGATCCTTGATTTCGTACCGAAGGGGTGACTGGTCAAGTAACAAATGAAATACAGAATAACATGATATTATACAGGCACGAAAGACTGCATGTTCAATGGTTGCTACGGCCATGGCGTGCTTAACAGCAGCCTGATGATCTTTGGGTGCGGTTGCCACCCACCACATCGACAGTGTCAGGAATGTACCTACATGACAAGTTTAAGGTTGTCAGTTGCAAttttttgcaataaacatgataggATGCTAAcgaaatacttcctccgttcctaagtactccctccgtaaactaatataagagcgtttagaatactaaagtagtgatctaaacgctcttatattagtttacaaaggagtacaagtctttttagagatttcaataagaactacatacggatgtatatagacatattttagagtgtagattcactcattttgctctgtatatagtccgtattgaaatctctaaaaagacttatatttaggaacggagggagtaaaacacAACTTGAAGCTTTCAGCCACCCTTCATTGAAACAAAACAATCCCTCACATCCTAGCTAGAGTACATGTCATGAAAACAatggcccaaagatggtgaagcaAAAAAGGCTGACATGGGTAAGCTAGCAATTCAAAAATAACCACATATGATCGCATCAATGCATATATGTTTAAAGAATAGTAAATCCAAATCCTCTAGCTATATGTGTATTAAGCAGATACTCAAGTACTGAACAAGCAAGAGAAAGCGCTTACAATTCTTCTTCTGGTTCATTCTTCAGAGCATCCTTTACAATGCACTGAAAAGCATCTTCTACATTTGTTCCTTCTTTCGCAGATGTCTCAAAGTAAGGGATGTTGCCTTTTGAGGCGCACCAAGCCTTCGCCTTCTTCTCAGAGACCTAAGATGGTAGTAGACAAGTCCGTTAGCAGAGCATGGcttgaaaataattttgagaagaAAATTAGTCTTGCTAATTACCACGCGGCTGTTGCCACCATCAATATCAACTTTGTTTCCCAGCAGAACAAAAGGGAAGTTATCAGGATCAGACGGACTAGCCTGAAAAGTTGGATTTGTAGGTGAGAAAGAAATCCAATCATACTGTGTCGCTCATTATAAGCAACAAGAAATCTTCACCTGGATCAGAAATTCTTCGCGCCAGTTGTTCAGATTATCAAATGATTTCATTGAATTGACATCATAAACTAGAACGCAAC
Coding sequences within:
- the LOC123079175 gene encoding ras-related protein Rab7 → MASRRRTLLKVIILGDSGVGKTSLMNQYVNKKFSNQYKATIGADFLTKEVQYEDRLFTLQIWDTAGQERFQSLGVAFYRGADCCVLVYDVNSMKSFDNLNNWREEFLIQASPSDPDNFPFVLLGNKVDIDGGNSRVVSEKKAKAWCASKGNIPYFETSAKEGTNVEDAFQCIVKDALKNEPEEELYIPDTVDVVGGNRTQRSSGCC